From a region of the Podospora pseudopauciseta strain CBS 411.78 chromosome 7 map unlocalized CBS411.78m_7, whole genome shotgun sequence genome:
- the DLD2 gene encoding D-lactate ferricytochrome c oxidoreductase (COG:C; EggNog:ENOG503NUGN): MAARCQLTPVLRRLARSTTEVSRQPLLRQSLSRHTVRHISTSRPRLFQPTAVSQKGELTSEKYPDIQRDSRFAQVTPEHVKFFKDVLGSESAVVDGVTSDAADDIAPFNSDWMNKYRGHCRLVLKPGTTEEVSKILKYCNDNMLAVVPQGGNTGLVGGSVPVFDEIVINMSRMNKIIEFDEVSGILVAEAGTILEVADQFLASKGYIFPLDLGAKGSCHIGGNLATNAGGLRLLRYGSLHGTTLGIEAVLADGTIVDDLCKLRKNNTGYDLKQLFIGAEGTIGIITKVSIQCPQRSAAQNVALFGIESYELAQQAFREAKGQLGEILSAFELMDEGSQQLVRDVTGNKSPLEEKYPFYCLIETSGSNAEHDAEKLQSFLEDVMEKGIVADGTLAENETQIRSLWTWREGITEALGHLGGVYKYDVSIPLKELYQMVEDVKARIDAAGLLGDTDEFPVRAVVGYGHMGDANLHLNVSTRRFDERVEKVLEPYVYEWIAERQGSISAEHGLGLMKKKYIGYSRNPTMVGLMKNIKNTFDPNGILNPYKYL, translated from the exons ATGGCCGCCCGTTGCCAGTTAACGCCCGTCTTGAGAAGGCTCGCCAGATCCACCACAGAAGTGAGCAGACAACCACTCCTGAGGCAGTCCCTCTCCCGCCATACCGTCAGACACATCAGCACATCGAGGCCAAGACTTTTCCAACCGACAGCCGTGTCCCAAAAGGGCGAGCTCACCAGTGAAAAGTACCCCGACATCCAACGAGACTCGAGATTCGCCCAAGTCACCCCAGAACATGTCAAGTTCTTCAAGGACGTACTGGGAAGTGAGTCTGCCGTGGTTGACGGTGTGACAAGCGACGCTGCCGACGACATCGCCCCCTTCAACAGTGATTGGATGAACAAATATCGCGGCCACTGCAGGTTGGTGCTCAAGCCGGGTACCACGGAAGAGGTCAGCAAGATCCTCAAGTACTGCAATGACAACATGTTGGCCGTGGTACCTCAGGGTGGCAACACCGGTCTGGTTGGCGGTTCTGTTCCGGTCTTTGACGAGATTGTCATCAACATGAGCCGCATGAACAAGATTATCGAGTTCGACGAGGTCAGCGGCATCTTGGTGGCAGAGGCGGGAACTATTCTGGAAGTGGCGGATCAGTTTCTGGCGAGCAAGGGCTATATCTTCCCCTTGGATCTCGGGGCCAAGGGCTCATGCCACATCGGAGGAAACTTGGCTACCAACGCCGGAGGCTTGCGTCTTCTCCGCTACGGGAGCTTGCACGGCACCACCCTGGGCATTGAGGCCGTTCTGGCCGACGGCACCATTGTGGACGACCTCTGCAAGCTTCGCAAGAACAACACTGGCTACGATCTGAAGCAGCTGTTCATCGGGGCTGAGGGCACCAtcggcatcatcaccaaggtCTCGATCCAATGTCCCCAGCGGTCGGCGGCCCAGAACGTGGCCTTGTTCGGCATTGAGTCCTACGAGCTGGCCCAACAGGCTTTCCGTGAAGCCAAGGGTCAGCTGGGCGAGATTCTTTCAGCTTTCGAGCTGATGGACGAGGGCAGTCAGCAGCTGGTACGAGATGTCACAGGCAACAAGAGCCCATTGGAGGAAAAGTATCCCTTCTACTGCTTGATCGAGACCAGCGGTTCCAACGCCGAACACGACGCAGAGAAGCTTCAGTCATTCCTGGAGGACGTCATGGAAAAGGGCATTGTGGCTGATGGAACGCTTGCCGAGAACGAGACACAGATCAGGTCGTTGTGGACATGGCGTGAGGGTATCACCGAGGCGCTGGGCCATCTCGGCGGCGTGTACAAATACGACGTTTCGATTCCCCTGAAAGAACTCTATCAGATGGTCGAGGACGTCAAGGCCCGGATCGACGCCGCTGGTCTGCTTGGCGACACGGACGAGTTCCCTGTCAGAGCGGTCGTCGGGTACGGCCACATGGGCGATGCCAATCTGCACCTCAATGTGTCCACGCGGCGGTTCGACGAGCGGGTGGAAAAAGTGCTGGAACCATATGTCTATGAGTGGATTGCGGAAAGGCAGGGCAGCATCAGCGCCGAGCATGGGCTTGGCCtcatgaagaagaagtacATCGGCTACAGCCGCAACCCGACCATGGTTGGCCTGATGAAGAACATCAAGAACACGTTTGACCCG AACGGTATCCTCAACCCATACAAGTACCTGTGA
- a CDS encoding uncharacterized protein (COG:S; EggNog:ENOG503P3UA), translated as MCKHILNAQVSIRSPCCRKWFDCVDCHTESQTHPLLQSFEMVFACKKCKKCFRKDVKEFEEADEYCPHCDNHFVLDALTPKAAITVEADDVRVDARMLKDDRVAAKKERPTVFDPDADVDKLG; from the exons ATGTG TAAACATATTCTAAACGCCCAAGTCTCGATCCGCTCCCCCTGTTGCAGGAAATGGTTCGACTGCGTAGACTGCCACACCgaatcccaaacccaccccctcctccagtcCTTCGAGATGGTCTTCGCCTGCAAAAAGTGCAAAAAGTGCTTCCGCAAGGACGTCAaagagtttgaggaggcggacGAGTACTGCCCCCACTGCGATAATCACTTCGTCCTCGacgccctcacccccaaGGCCGCCATCACCGTCGAGGCCGACGACGTCCGGGTCGATGCCAGGATGCTCAAGGATGACAGAGTAGCCGCCAAGAAAGAAAGGCCGACCGTGTTTGATCCCGATGCCGATGTTGACAAGTTGGGTTAA
- a CDS encoding uncharacterized protein (EggNog:ENOG503NW1K; COG:S), translated as MRDLGRNVCLRCEVQLLAAVRGRGPRPSTPRSYSSNSSPRPRPARTATNSTRQQHEEPELPSDLLEAASRKRAAAVAMFRSILGDIAQPDGPVRPPPTPAPPAPSVPSIKPSGSSTRSVKLSPPSVPQAAQPAPVSAPAEAPERIEPAPMPESKETIVGQAVMETTEAPEKIETPEAQETLEVLEAAEEPENPQPISETRNAREETREEKEGINISPVGSSLEFFEDVAKLKQMMTVDHDYEAALAFFEEKLQPLMEAKAGIRELMKDEVARDFLSYLTRVKIANPDDPRLPSVSRITEVTFGLSNLYYVAWGKLILTLVQHITRQETTPDAFPTLQDYEAAMANRAILIRDLLQSWDVFIEHNPEFLKEVPRRNAAPTPDTKTLHKTVHGLETSLAVPYTQLFISLSPEKLQLNTSRYNISWAAYATYRMLTDRINSNYQTRDQASMFTKMMKNVLTRAKPPNDRDLEYNFAEYQDLLRYIRDLGEEDGNHIWYMRVRTPEAERRQHREGIHRRIGTALKRASLREVKAAWVDFWGPDKNPDEERIRVMSEDPTLFDYFIQAFMQLRQTELTNHVWESMHRVNIKPTIRTWSALIEGCSRARSKGALDKMWENLITAGVKLDTHIWTSRVAGLFKSGDAEGGIRALVDMERTWASREKNPLVAVKPSIEPVNAAISGLLKANRQKDVMTVLAWAGKQGINPDIHTFNILLRPLVLKMDIPGIRRLLSQMQDAGIEADAATFTILFEGTMRNYADRPKGEQLAHVRKFITEMEASGIRANMMIYAKIIKLLVDQGEEGKETLKAVYGQILQSGLEPTPHIYTMLAEHFFSQNPPNSKAVADLIKNRRLHGPKANVDRVFWERVISGFCQAGEVEKAKEVFRKEFEGEKEVGMTFGMLCDYLVGLLNSGDREGARRLVRRAREVREDLVVVDGVKDGKGGMRLESVRPGAGMGREEGKLVMTARWWRHRFWHIAERAGVMN; from the coding sequence ATGCGTGATCTTGGGAGGAACGTCTGCCTACGATGCGAAGTCCAGCTGCTGGCCGCCGTCAGAGGGCGGGGTCCTCGTCCTTCAACACCACGAAGTTATAGCTCCAACTCCAGCCCCAGACCGAGACCTGCTCGAACAGCTACGAACAGCACCCGGCAGCAACATGAAGAACCCGAACTACCGTCCGATCTACTCGAGGCTGCCTCGAGAAAACGTGCCGCTGCCGTGGCCATGTTTAGGTCCATTCTTGGGGATATAGCGCAACCAGATGGTCCAGTCCGACCACCACCTACTCCCGcaccaccagctccttcTGTGCCGTCGATCAAGCCGAGTGGATCAAGTACTCGCAGTGTCAAACTCTCTCCGCCCTCGGTGCCCCAAGCAGCCCAGCCTGCGCCGGTCTCGGCTCCAGCTGAGGCACCAGAGAGGATAGAGCCAGCGCCAATGCCAGAGAGCAAGGAGACGATAGTGGGACAAGCCGTCATGGAAACGACAGAGGCGCCCGAGAAAATCGAGACACCAGAAGCACAAGAGACACTCGAGGTTTTAGAAGCAGCAGAGGAACCAGAGAACCCCCAGCCAATATCGGAAACGCGCAACGCACGGGAAGAGACacgagaagagaaggagggcatcAACATCAGTCCCGTGGGCAGCAGCCTTGAATTTTTCGAAGATGTGGCCAAGTTGAAGCAGATGATGACTGTCGACCATGACTACGAGGCCGCCCTTGCCTTCTTCGAGGAGAAACTGCAGCCACTGATGGAGGCCAAGGCCGGCATACGCGAACTCATGAAGGACGAAGTGGCTCGCGATTTTCTGAGCTATCTCACAAGAGTCAAGATTGCCAACCCGGACGACCCCAGGCTTCCCTCTGTCTCGCGTATCACCGAAGTCACGTTTGGGCTGTCCAATTTGTACTATGTCGCCTGGGGCAAACTGATTCTCACGTTGGTCCAGCACATCACCCGGCAGGAGACAACACCAGATGCCTTTCCGACGTTGCAAGACTATGAGGCCGCCATGGCCAACCGTGCAATCCTCATAAGAGACCTGCTGCAGTCGTGGGACGTTTTCATCGAGCACAACCCCGAGTTCCTGAAAGAAGTGCCTCGACGAAACGCCGCTCCGACGCCTGATACGAAGACGCTCCATAAAACAGTCCATGGCTTGGAGACGAGCTTGGCAGTGCCTTATACTCAGCTCTTTATTTCACTGTCCCCTGAAAAACTGCAGCTGAACACTTCCCGGTACAACATCAGCTGGGCAGCCTATGCGACGTATCGAATGCTCACCGACCGCATCAACTCCAACTACCAGACGAGGGATCAAGCCTCGATGTTTACCAAGATGATGAAAAATGTCCTGACGCGGGCGAAACCGCCGAATGATCGGGATCTAGAGTATAACTTTGCCGAGTATCAGGATCTGCTCAGGTACATCCGCGACCtcggcgaggaagacggcAATCACATTTGGTACATGCGGGTGAGGACTCCGGAGGCGGAGCGGCGTCAACACCGGGAGGGGATCCACCGCAGGATTGGAACCGCTCTCAAAAGGGCCAGCCTTCGGGAGGTGAAGGCGGCGTGGGTTGACTTTTGGGGACCGGACAAGAACCCGGACGAGGAGAGGATCAGAGTCATGAGTGAGGATCCGACTTTGTTTGACTATTTTATTCAGGCATTTATGCAGCTCAGGCAGACGGAACTGACGAACCATGTCTGGGAGAGCATGCACAGGGTTAATATCAAGCCTACGATCAGGACCTGGAGCGCGCTGATTGAGGGGTGTAGCAGGGCTCGGTCCAAGGGGGCGCTGGATAAGATGTGGGAGAATTTGATCACGGCTGGGGTGAAGCTGGATACGCATATCTGGACGTCTCGCGTGGCGGGGTTGTTCAAATCCGGGGATGCGGAAGGGGGGATCAGGGCGTTGGTGGATATGGAGAGGACGTGGGCGAGCAGGGAGAAGAATCCGCTTGTGGCGGTCAAGCCGTCTATCGAGCCTGTCAATGCCGCGATATCGGGCCTGCTCAAAGCGAACAGGCAAAAGGATGTCATGACTGTGCTTGCGTGGGCGGGGAAGCAGGGGATTAACCCTGATATCCATACATTCAACATCCTGCTTCGGCCGTTGGTTCTCAAGATGGATATTCCTGGTATTCGGAGGCTGCTGTCTCAGATGCAGGACGCCGGGATTGAGGCGGATGCCGCGACGTTTACGATTCTGTTCGAGGGCACGATGAGGAATTATGCTGACCGGCCGAAGGGCGAGCAGCTCGCGCATGTGAGGAAGTTTATCACGGAGATGGAGGCTAGTGGGATAAGGGCGAATATGATGATTTATGCCAAGATTATCAAGCTGCTGGTTGatcagggggaggaggggaaggagacgCTCAAGGCGGTGTATGGGCAGATTTTGCAGTCTGGGTTGGAGCCGACGCCGCATATCTACACCATGTTGGCGGAACACTTTTTCAGTCAGAACCCGCCCAACTCGAAGGCGGTGGCGGATTTGATCAAGAACAGACGTCTTCACGGGCCAAAGGCCAATGTGGACAGGGTTTTTTGGGAGAGGGTCATCAGTGGGTTTTGTcaggctggggaggtggagaaggcgaaggaggtTTTCCggaaggagtttgagggggagaaggaggtgggaATGACTTTTGGGATGCTGTGTGATTATTTGGTCGGGTTGCTGAACAGTGGGGATCGggagggggcgaggaggttggtgaggagggcgagggaggtgagggaggatttggttgttgttgatggggtgaaggacgggaagggggggatgaggttggaGTCTGTCAGGCCTGGggcggggatggggagggaagaaggcaagttggtgatgacggcTAGGTGGTGGAGGCATAGGTTTTGGCATATTGCTGAGAGGGCAGGGGTTATGAATTAG
- a CDS encoding uncharacterized protein (COG:S; EggNog:ENOG503P2IC) — protein sequence MVGVPGKYKGCNTNLEDDHHLLEESQKLTQHLQCDNERPLCRKCLDSGRECAGYERETVFIIGTIEDQGRCSSHPPRVVKSKKSSGKQSSSKRSDDTGSFQLVANTPFRPAWDDLISVSCGGQTFQVQIAALFTPLGSVTRAYATDEDEGEQNRTIFVSFPTYQSPDLTPYPGEDDFQLFSQCMVHLAPPSESRGGRGTQTDSIFMFLYEHNNSITYNPTLPPWKDPSLQTSTVRRLGPSGFRQFPNHHFFARIYRPAAIWTALLSSTPTFLSSPEWQTTPYESHPPSPLDNLLSLLSLLPALFARFNNITSPDTPPTLSRRLLAQDLLSNMMDIELRLSAWFTSLSRSAFWIADPATLPYQPEIPFMETFAFRDTQTGLGLLFYWSGLVLLWPKMWRLYWVLFEAVIDGPIGVEVTLSGKLAGVDPMRWGWKETRGVAESVCRGGYWVLQGAAQPDLVGWVVEVLDWFYGELPGMMTGWDEGLWLAGTGGWRWGG from the exons ATGG TCGGAGTTCCAGGAAAGTACAAAGGCTGCAACA CTAACCTCGAGGatgaccatcatcttctGGAAGAGTCTCAGAAACTAACCCAGCATCTCCAGTGTGACAACGAGCGCCCTCTCTGCAGAAAATGCCTCGACAGCGGCCGAGAATGCGCCGGCTACGAGCGCGAGACGGTATTCATCATCGGCACTATCGAAGACCAAGGGCGGTGTTCCTCGCACCCTCCCCGGGTGGTCAAATCCAAAAAGAGCAGCGGAAAGCAGTCGTCATCCAAACGAAGCGACGACACCGGCAGCTTCCAGCTCGTAGCCAACACGCCCTTTCGGCCGGCATGGGATGACTTGATTTCAGTCTCTTGCGGAGGACAAACCTTTCAAGTCCAGATCGCGGCCCTTTTCACACCACTAGGCTCAGTGACCAGAGCCTACGCCACCGATGAAGACGAGGGGGAACAAAACCGGACAATCTTTGTGTCGTTTCCTACTTACCAATCCCCTGATCTGACGCCCTACCCCGGGGAGGACGATTTCCAGCTGTTCTCGCAGTGTATGGTCCACCTCGCACCACCGAGCGAATcccgaggaggtcgaggaacGCAGACGGATAGTATATTCATGTTTCTCTACGAG CACAACAACTCCATCACATACAACCCCACCCTCCCACCATGGAAagacccctccctccaaacCTCCACCGTCCGCCGCCTCGGCCCCTCCGGGTTTCGTCAGTTTCCAAACCACCACTTCTTCGCTCGCATCTACCGCCCAGCAGCAATTTGGAcggccctcctctcctccacgcCAACCTTTTTGTCAAGTCCAGAATGGCAAACCACACCCTACgaatcccaccccccatccccgcTCGACAATCTCTTGTCCCTCCTATCCCTCCTCCCGGCCTTGTTCGCCAGattcaacaacatcacctcccctgacaccccccccaccctctcccgccGGTTACTTGCCCAAGACCTCTTGTCAAACATGATGGATATTGAACTCCGACTTTCAGCATGGttcacctccctctctcgGTCAGCATTCTGGATAGCGGACCCTGCCACCCTGCCATACCAACCGGAGATTCCGTTTATGGAAACGTTTGCTTTTAGAGATACACAGACTGGGcttgggttgttgttttaCTGGTCGGGGTTGGTGCTGCTTTGGCCGAAGATGTGGAGGCTGTATTGGGTTTTGTTTGAGGCGGTAATCGACGGCCCAATAGGGGTGGAAGTTACTTTATCCGGGAAGCTAGCGGGCGTTGACCCGATGaggtgggggtggaaggagacAAGGGGGGTGGCGGAGAGTGTCTGTCGGGGGGGATATTGGGTTTTGCAGGGGGCTGCGCAGCCGGATTTGGTGgggtgggttgttgaggttctGGACTGGTTTTATGGTGAGCTGCcggggatgatgacggggTGGGATGAGGGGTTATGGTTGGCGGGGAcgggaggttggagatggggtgggtga
- a CDS encoding uncharacterized protein (COG:I; EggNog:ENOG503NV73), with amino-acid sequence MTTLQPRPPYTDAELQKLYPPNLDLQLVQILMRHGERTPVSPRFQNTGLPPFWPYCTSVRQITSTILSPSSSSLTTLQWTRRLETFSRESDSPTLALSPTSHPDNICDMGTLTDLGRQTTSSLGARLRDLYITRLGFLPPAITSPSQIYLRTTPVPRALESLQQTFSTLYPPNTRLPSPETGIFPTPVIITRAHADETLYPNDGNCRRFAALSRAFAQRAADRHNNTPDMEYLNQLIGKWMDGGKVAVDSRPRLSGVMDTINATLAHGPETRLPKEFYDEKARGIIEKIGVEEWFQGYRESEEYRRLGIGGLVGDLVERMVKSVEGRGDEVRFGLLGCHDTTLAGMLASLGAFGTERWVPFTSHVAVELFRDNMKGGRERGGWFGGLFGKGKEIGRRPAEELGEEEKKKLEGYYVRLRYNDEVVTVPGCRMEGKHLEGDESFCTLAAFKEIVDKFTPKNWKQECRMGRGETVSLPKVPEPAGY; translated from the exons ATGACTaccctccaaccccggccGCCGTATACCGATGCCGAGCTGCAGAAGCTCTACCCCCCCAACCTGGACCTGCAGCTCGTCCAGATCCTCATGCGCCAT GGCGAACGcacccccgtctcccccCGCTTCCAAAACACCggcctcccccccttctggCCCTACTGCACCTCAGTCCGCCAAAtaacctccaccatcctctccccttcttcttcctctctcaCAACCCTCCAATGGACCCGCCGCCTCGAGACCTTTTCGCGGGAATCCGACTCCCCaaccctcgccctctcccccacctcccacccagaCAACATCTGCGACATGGGCACCCTGACCGACCTAGGCCGGcaaacaacctcctccctcggcgccCGCCTCCGGGACCTCTACATCACCCGCTTAGGCTTCCTCCCCCCGGCAataacctccccctcccaaatctACCTCCgcaccacccccgtcccTCGCGCGTTGGAATCCCTCCAACAGACATTTTCTACCCTCTACCCCCCTAACACGCGCCTTCCCTCCCCTGAAACGGGCATCTTCCCTACACCGGTGATCATCACGCGGGCACATGCGGATGAAACGCTTTACCCCAACGATGGCAACTGCAGGCGCTTTGCGGCTTTGTCACGGGCTTTTGCGCAGAGGGCGGCGGATAGACATAACAACACGCCTGACATGGAATACCTCAACCAGCTGATAGGCAAGTGGATGGACGGGGGGAAGGTGGCGGTTGACAGCAGGCCGAGACTTTCTGGTGTGATGGATACGATTAATGCTACTTTGGCGCATGGACCCGAGACAAGACTACCGAAGGAGTTTTATGATGAAAAGGCGAGGGGGATAATCGAAAAgattggggtggaggagtggtTTCAGGGTTACAGAGAGTCGGAAGAGTATaggaggttggggattggggggttggtcgGGGATTTGGTTGAGCGGATGGTCAAGAgtgtggaggggaggggtgatgaggtgagGTTTGGGTTGCTTGGGTGTCATGATACTACGCTTGCGGGGATGCTGGCGAGTTTGGGGGCTTTTGGGACGGAGAGGTGGGTGCCGTTTACTAGtcatgttgctgttgagtTGTTTAGGGATAATAtgaaagggggaagggaaaggggggggtggtttgggggtttgtttggaaaggggaaagagaTTGGGAGACGGCCGGCGGAGGAAttgggggaagaggagaagaagaagttggaGGGGTATTATGTTAGGTTGAGGTATAATGATGAGGTGGTTACTGTGCCGGGGTGtaggatggaggggaagcatttggagggggatgagtCGTTTTGTACTCTG GCTGCCTTTAAGGAGATTGTGGATAAGTTCACGCCCAAGAACTGGAAGCAGGAATGTCGGATGGGCAGAGGGGAGACGGTTTCTTTGCCGAAGGTGCCGGAGCCGGCTGGGTATTGA
- the PRE6 gene encoding Proteasome subunit alpha type-4 (MEROPS:MER0004372; EggNog:ENOG503NWE5; COG:O) — MASGYDRALSVPSPDGHVFQVEYAGEAVKRGTCAVGVKGQDVVVLGCEKRSAMKLQDTRITPSKIGLIDTHVCLAFAGLNADARILVDKARLEAQSHRLNLEDPVTIEYITKYVAGVQQRYTQSGGVRPFGISTLIVGFDKGSEVPRLYQTEPSGIYSAWKANAIGRSSKTVREFLERNYKEDMDREATVRLAIKSLLEVVQTGAKNIEIAIMAPGKTLELLPVEDIENYVKNIEQEKQEEADKKKKGRTPGQGSAAILTRQKDESEQ, encoded by the exons ATGGCATCGGGCTACGATAGAGCGCTCTCAG tccccagtccCGACGGCCACGTCTTCCAAGTCGAATACGCCGGCGAGGCCGTCAAGCGAGGAACCTGCGCCGTAGGCGTCAAAGGCCAAgatgtcgtcgtcctcggctGCGAGAAGCGCTCGGCCATGAAGCTCCAAGACACCCGCATCACCCCCTCTAAGATTGGCCTCATCGACACGCACGTCTGCCTCGCCTTTGCCGGCCTCAACGCCGACGCCCGCATCCTCGTCGACAAGGCCCGGTTAGAGGCCCAGTCCCACAGGCTCAACCTCGAGGACCCCGTCACGATCGAGTACATCACCAAGTACGTTGCCGGAGTGCAGCAGCGGTACACACAGAGCGGTGGCGTGAGACCTTTTGGCATCTCCACGTTGATTGTGGGGTTTGATAAGGGGAGTGAGGTGCCGAGGTTGTATCAGACGGAGCCGTCGGGGATCTATTCTGCTTG GAAAGCGAATGCCATCGGCCGTTCCAGCAAGACAGTCCGCGAGTTCCTCGAGCGCAACTACAAGGAGGATATGGACCGGGAAGCCACTGTTAGACTCGCCATCAAGTctttgttggaggtggtgcaaACTGGCGCCAAGAATATCGAGATTGCCATCATGGCGCCTGGCAAGACGTTGGAGTTGCTGCCGGTGGAGGATATTGAGAATTACGTCAAGAATATCGAGCAGGAGAAGCAAGAAGAGgcggacaagaagaagaagggccgGACTCCAGGGCAGGGAAGTGCTGCCATATTGACTCGGCAAAAGGATGAGTCTGAGCAGTAG